The Paenibacillus thermoaerophilus genomic interval GCGGATCGAGGACCCGGGAGATGTACTGGTAAGGGTGACCGTCAAGCTTGGCTCGGGACTGTCCGACGCGACAGCCAATCTGCTTGGGCCCATCGTGATCAATCAGCGAGAACGTCTCGGCCAACAGGTTGTGCTGTATCCGTCGGCGTATACCACCCGCGAACCGTTGTTGTTCCCGGGGGAGCGTGATGAACCCTGTCGGTTGGCAGACAGCGGAGAGGAGGAGCGGCATGCTCGTACTCAGCCGTAAAAAGGGAGAAGCCATTCTTATCGGCGACGACATCGAATTGACGGTGCTTGAGGTCGAAGGGGAGACAATTAAGCTTGGCATCAAGGCCCCCCGGGATGTTCGCATATTCCGCAAGGAAATCTACTCCGCGATTGGTCAGGCTAACCGGGAGGCGGTAGCCGGGCCGGTGGACGCCGGCATGCTAAAGAACCTGCTTAGGAATCTAAACAAGGATAAGGATTAGGGGTGAG includes:
- the csrA gene encoding carbon storage regulator CsrA is translated as MLVLSRKKGEAILIGDDIELTVLEVEGETIKLGIKAPRDVRIFRKEIYSAIGQANREAVAGPVDAGMLKNLLRNLNKDKD
- the fliW gene encoding flagellar assembly protein FliW is translated as MIVNTLHFGEIEVPDDQLIEFPHGIPGFERHRRFALIESPSNPFAYLQNVDDPYVGFLVTDPFTFFPNYEFVLGEEWRGQLRIEDPGDVLVRVTVKLGSGLSDATANLLGPIVINQRERLGQQVVLYPSAYTTREPLLFPGERDEPCRLADSGEEERHARTQP